A region from the Desulfitobacterium dehalogenans ATCC 51507 genome encodes:
- a CDS encoding Mrp/NBP35 family ATP-binding protein, which translates to MSDACGSCPSASSCTTGSCPTQPEKTKAQQASNIKNVIAVMSGKGGVGKSSVTSMLAVSLIRQGFKVGILDADITGPSIPRIFGLKDKANMNEVGVIPGETSHGIKVMSLNLMIPNEDDPVIWRGSIITQLVQQFWTDVVWGELDYLLIDLPPGTGDVPITVMQSLPVSGVVIVTSPQQLAGMIVRKAINMVKKYDATLYGLVENMAYVACPQCEEQIEIFGKPHGEEEAAQNEIPYLGQLPIDPVLATMSDLGKIEDYESANFTQIARNLAEVIQKIQK; encoded by the coding sequence ATGAGTGACGCCTGCGGATCCTGCCCATCGGCAAGTTCCTGTACTACGGGAAGCTGCCCCACACAACCGGAAAAAACAAAAGCCCAACAAGCCAGCAATATCAAAAATGTCATAGCGGTCATGAGTGGCAAAGGAGGAGTGGGGAAATCCTCCGTTACCTCTATGCTTGCGGTGAGTTTAATACGACAAGGCTTTAAAGTGGGGATATTGGACGCGGATATAACCGGACCCAGCATTCCGAGAATTTTCGGACTGAAGGATAAGGCCAATATGAATGAAGTAGGGGTTATTCCAGGTGAAACCTCACATGGAATTAAAGTGATGTCCCTCAATCTAATGATTCCTAACGAAGATGATCCGGTGATCTGGCGTGGTTCAATCATTACCCAATTGGTGCAGCAGTTCTGGACGGATGTCGTTTGGGGGGAGTTGGATTATCTGCTCATCGATCTACCACCCGGAACAGGAGATGTCCCCATTACTGTCATGCAATCCTTGCCGGTATCCGGAGTGGTTATCGTAACCAGCCCTCAACAGCTGGCGGGAATGATTGTTCGTAAGGCTATCAATATGGTCAAAAAATACGACGCAACCTTATATGGCTTGGTAGAAAATATGGCCTATGTTGCTTGCCCGCAGTGTGAGGAGCAAATTGAGATTTTTGGAAAACCCCATGGGGAAGAGGAAGCCGCCCAAAATGAGATTCCCTATCTCGGTCAATTACCCATTGACCCTGTTTTGGCCACAATGTCGGATCTGGGCAAGATAGAGGATTATGAATCCGCTAACTTTACGCAAATTGCCAGGAATTTGGCTGAGGTTATACAGAAAATACAAAAGTGA